In Camelina sativa cultivar DH55 chromosome 16, Cs, whole genome shotgun sequence, a single window of DNA contains:
- the LOC104754099 gene encoding uncharacterized protein LOC104754099, translating to MSLVERDPGGDYDEEGEDRDEFHIEQLVKDFSDEPPIRHDVYPESEDVDEDGPTRARTNMRRGNGELFYKQAFFNGVAFKEAVLDYVLKTGRNLKQYRYDKSKIGYKCVGVNDEDGFKCEWKVYASILSNDRVWKINKFVDKHSCIPNGECEMLTVPHIARLFVDKIRDDPEYFMPRKIEEIVMRDWKISITRPQCQAARKTARKWIEREYDEQFHRLRDYAAEIMASNPNSHVEVECITDDEGKDMFNRFYVCFDNIRRTWMATCRPIIGIDGCFLKNKIKGQLLVALGRDANNGIYPIAWGVVKVENYDNWLWFAKLMKEDFGLNDGDGFILMSDRQKGLIKAVSEELPKIEHRMCVQHIYGNLKKVHGNKTRLKPLLWDLAWSYNETEYLRHLERIFAYDSRVYSDVMRTNPKSWCRAFHKVGNYCIDVDNNPTESFNSSINKAREKPFVAMLEAIRRLAMVRIAKRSVLSHSHTGICTPYVVMFLADEHKLASTAKVSTSTNGTFEVKVSGDSHRVCLKKMTCTC from the exons ATGTCGTTAGTTGAGAGAGATCCCGGCGGTGATTATgacgaagaaggtgaagatCGAGACGAATTTCACATCGAACAGCTAGTTAAGGATTTTAGCGACGAACCTCCAATCCGCCACGATGTGTACCCAGAGAGTGAAGACGTTGATGAAGACGGACCAACAAGAGCTCGTACGAATATGAGGCGTGGGAATGGGGAGTTGTTCTATAAGCAGGCGTTTTTCAATGGAGTTGCATTCAAGGAGGCGGTTCTCGATTATGTTCTCAAAACCGGGAGAAATCTGAAGCAGTACAGGTATGATAAATCGAAAATAGGGTATAAATGCGTTGGTGTTAATGATGAGGATGGATTTAAATGTGAGTGGAAGGTTTATGCGTCGATTCTGTCAAATGATAGAGTATGGAAGATCAATAAATTTGTTGATAAGCATAGCTGTATCCCAAATGGAGAGTGTGAGATGTTAACAGTGCCTCATATAGCtaggttgtttgttgataagaTTAGAGATGATCCCGAGTACTTCATGCCTAGGAAGATTGAGGAAATCGTAATGAGAGATTGGAAGATTAGTATCACTAGGCCTCAGTGTCAAGCTGCTAGGAAGACTGCTAGAAAGTGGATTGAGAGGGAGTATGATGAGCAGTtccatagattaagagattatgcaGCTGAGATTATGGCATCAAACCCGAATTCACATGTAGAGGTCGAGTGTATTACGGACGATGAAGGGAAGGACATGTTCAACAggttctatgtttgttttgacaACATTAGAAGAACATGGATGGCGACTTGTAGGCCGATCATAGGAATTGATGGTTGCTTTTTGAAGAATAAGATTAAGGGTCAGCTATTGGTAGCTTTAGGCAGGGATGCAAACAATGGTATATATCCAATAGCATGGGGAGTTGTCAAGGTTGAGAACTATGACAATTGGCTATGGTTTGCTAAGTTGATGAAAGAAGACTTTGGGTTAAACGATGGTGATGGATTCATCCTTATGTCCGATAGGCAAAAG GGATTGATCAAGGCTGTTTCTGAGGAGTTACCAAAGATAGAGCATCGGATGTGTGTTCAACACATCTACGGTAACTTGAAAAAGGTTCATGGAAATAAGACTCGATTGAAGCCACTACTATGGGATTTGGCATGGTCTTACAATGAGACAGAGTATTTGCGGCATTTGGAGAGGATATTTGCTTATGATTCTCGCGTTTACAGTGATGTAATGAGGACAAATCCAAAGAGTTGGTGTAGGGCATTCCACAAGGTTGGTAATTACTGCATAGATGTCGACAATAACCCGACTGAGTCATTTAACAGCTCCATCAACAAGGCAAGAGAGAAGCCTTTTGTTGCCATGTTAGAAGCAATAAGACGACTGGCCATGGTGCGAATTGCAAAGAGGTCTGTCTTATCTCATTCTCACAcag GAATCTGTACTCCAtatgttgttatgtttcttgcgGATGAGCACAAACTAGCATCTACGGCTAAGGTATCAACAAGCACAAATGGCACATTTGAAGTCAAAGTCAGTGGAGACTCTCACCGTGTCTGTCTAAAGAAGATGACTTGTACGTGTTAG
- the LOC104752745 gene encoding protein trichome birefringence-like 2, translating to MDSSKKLLFPDQILSSRRNILTRFGLGVVASLLLVTLLSLTSSSFNVPFVSPLLQGLKNSNLNTSSSSVKQVDEKPQVVNLTDTVPDAKVPTFAPEQRSEETRDAGSKNTALSEEGKVPSFGSGQRSGETVTTNSSLTDDQNTLEVNATTSVANSSSLVSDLGGRFVPANTSNENGSVATDRSRGSFEDCDIYDGSWVRADGETMPYYPSGSCPYIDRDFNCHANGRPDDAYVKWRWQPNGCDIPRLNGTDFLEKLRGKKLVFVGDSINRNMWESLVCILRHSVKDKKRVYEISGRREFKKKGFYAFRFEDYNCTVDFVGSPFFVRESSFKGVNGTKLETLRLDMMDKTTSMYRDADILIFNTGHWWTHDKTKLGENYYQEGNVVYPRLKVLEAYKRALITWAKWVDKNIDRNHTHVIFRGYSVTHFRGGPWNSGGQCHKETEPIYNTMYLAKYPSKMRALEYILRDTMKTPVVYMNVSRLTDFRKDGHPSIYRMVYRTEKEKREAVRHQDCSHWCLPGVPDTWNQLLYVSLLKAGLASKW from the exons ATGGATTCGTCTAAGAAACTCTTGTTTCCAGACCAGATTCTGTCTTCTAGAAGAAACATCTTGACCAGATTCGGTTTAGGAGTCGTTGCTTCTCTCCTTCTCGTCACACTTCTCTCCCTTACTAGTTCCTCCTTCAATGTCCCCTTCGTCTCTCCTCTGCTTCAAGGTCTCAAAAACTCCAATCTaaacacatcttcttcttctgtcaagCAAGTTGACGAGAAGCCTCAAGTAGTAAATCTCACCGACACGGTCCCAGATGCCAAAGTTCCAACCTTTGCTCCCGAACAAAGATCTGAAGAAACAAGAGATGCTGGTTCGAAGAACACAGCTTTGTCTGAAGAGGGTAAAGTTCCAAGCTTTGGTTCTGGACAAAGATCTGGTGAAACAGTTACGACGAACTCGAGTTTGACAGATGACCAAAATACCCTCGAAGTAAATGCTACAACAAGTGTGGCGAACAGCTCGAGCTTGGTATCTGATTTGGGAGGTAGATTTGTGCCTGCAAACACAAGTAACGAGAATGGCTCTGTGGCTACAGATCGAAGCAGAGGTTCGTTTGAGGATTGTGATATCTACGATGGAAGTTGGGTGAGAGCTGATGGTGAGACAATGCCGTATTACCCATCTGGTTCTTGTCCGTATATAGACAGAGATTTCAACTGTCACGCCAATGGACGACCTGATGATGCTTATGTTAAATGGAGGTGGCAACCAAATGGGTGTGACATTCCAAG GTTGAATGGAACTGATTTTTTGGAGAAGCTAAGAGGGAAGAAGCTGGTATTTGTGGGAGATTCGATTAACCGGAACATGTGGGAATCTCTTGTTTGCATCCTTCGACATAGCGTCAAGGACAAGAAACGAGTGTATGAGATCTCTGGGAGAAGAGAGTTCAAGAAGAAAGGGTTTTACGCTTTCAGATTCGAG GACTATAATTGCACTGTGGATTTCGTTGGCTCGCCCTTTTTTGTTAGGGAATCGAGTTTCAAAGGCGTGAACGGGACAAAATTGGAGACTTTAAGGTTGGATATGATGGACAAGACGACATCTATGTATCGAGATGCTGATATATTGATTTTCAACACCGGTCATTGGTGGACTCATGACAAAACAAAGCTAGG AGAAAACTATTACCAAGAAGGAAACGTTGTGTATCCGAGGCTCAAGGTTCTCGAAGCTTATAAACGAGCTCTCATTACTTGGGCGAAATGGGTGGATAAGAACATCGATCGGAATCATACACATGTCATATTTAGAGGGTACTCTGTGACACATTTTAG AGGAGGGCCATGGAATTCAGGAGGACAATGCCATAAAGAAACGGAACCGATTTATAACACGATGTACTTGGCAAAGTATCCTTCGAAGATGAGAGCTCTCGAGTATATTCTCCGTGATACAATGAAAACTCCGGTGGTATACATGAACGTAAGTCGACTAACGGATTTCAGAAAAGATGGTCATCCGTCGATATATAGAATGGTGTACAGGACggaaaaggagaaaagagaggctGTGCGCCACCAAGATTGTAGCCATTGGTGTTTGCCTGGTGTACCGGACACATGGAACCAGCTCTTGTATGTGTCACTGTTAAAGGCCGGGCTCGCATCTAAGTGGTAG